The sequence below is a genomic window from Anaerolineae bacterium.
GGCGCAGGGGGGTGATAGGGATCTCCACCCCGGCCATCTTGCCGATGACCCCGGCCCACGGCCCGGCGGTGTTGACCACCACCGGCGTCTCGATGCGCCCCTGAGCGGTCTCTACCGCCACCACGCGTCCACCCCGGACCTCAATGCCGGTGACCGCGACCCCGGAAACGGCCTGCCCCCCCAGTTGCGTGGCCCGCTGAATGTACCCCATCACCACGCCGTTGGGGTCCACCAGGCCGTCTTTGGCGTAAAAGGTCCCTGCCAGCACATCATCCAACCGCATCATGGGCAGGCGTCGGCGCACCTCATCGCCGCTCAGCCACTCCGTCATCACCCCCAGGCGATGTTGCAGGGCCACATTGCGCCGAAACGCCGCCACATCTTCTTCCCGCGTGAGGAAGAAGAGATACCCAATCTGACGATAGTCAATGGGATATCCGATCTCCTCCTCGAAGCGCTCCAGCATGGGCAGGCTGACCAGCGAAAGGCGGATGTTGATTTCGGTGGCAAACTGGTAACGCACGCCACCGGCGCAACGGCCCGTGGCGCCCATGCCAAAGAAGTCTTCTTTTTCCAGCAGCACCACCCGGCGCTGCCCCCGGACGACGAGATGATAAAGGGTACTGGCCCCCATTACCCCACCACCGATGATCACGATATCGGCTGTTTTCGGCAGTGTGTTCATCGCGAACTCCTCTGGAGGGACGAAAGCGATTGGCGATTGGCGATTTGTGGTTAGCGGGTCACCAGGTCACCCGTTGCCCCAGGCCCTCTTCGAGGGCGTTGCGCAGGGCCACGCGGGCGGTCAGGGCATCCTGGACGGCCACGCCCACCGACTTGAAGAAGGTGATCTGCTCCGGCGAGGTGCGTCCCGGCTTGCGCCCCAGCAAAATTTCGCCCAACTCGGCGTGGATGTGGGCCTCGGTGATGCGTCCGGCGCGCAGGGGCTGGATCAGGTCCCCCGCTTCGGCCAGAGCGGCCTGGCGCGAATCCACCACCACCAGGGCGCGGGCCACGGTCTCCGGAGGCACCTCGGCCATTTCGGGGGTATACGCGCCGATGCCGTTGATGTGCACGCCCGGCTTCAGGTCCTCGTCGGCGAAGACCGGCCGGCGAGAGGTGGTCGCCGTGCAAATGACATCGGCCTCGGCCACGGCTTCGCGGGGCGAGGCGGCCACACGAACATCTTGTGGCACCGGCCCCTTCCCGGCCACATCAGCGGCCAGGGCTTCGGCGCAGGCCCGGTCCAGGTCGAACAGCCACACCCGTTCGATGGGCCGAACCGTGCAGACCGCCTCGATTTGCGTGCGGCCCTGTGCGCCAGCGCCGAAGACGGCCAGCACCCGGCTATCAGGGCGGGCCAGCACATCGGTCGCCGCCCCCGAAGCCGCTCCGGTGCGGATGGCGGTCAACGCCCCCCCCTCCAGCAAGGCCAACGGACGTCCCGAGTTGGCCTCCAGCACCAACACGGCCGCATGGATCAGGGGCAACCCCCGCTCCACATTGTGCGGGAACACCGAAACCACCTTGACCGCCAGCGCCTCCTCCTGAGAAGTGTGCACATACGCCGGCATGAACAAACTCACCCCTTCATGGGGCGCCACCGGCAACGAGAGGCGCAACGGCACCTCGGCTTCCTCTGCCGAGAGCGCCTGGTAGGCCCGTTTGACCGCCTCAATGGCCTCGGCCATGGGCAAGGCCCGCAGGACATCGGTCGCGCGCAAAACCAACATGGCAGCCTCCTCTACCGCACGGACAAATGGCAAACAATGTTCCGGGGTCAATGATACCCTTCCCCCGGCAAAATTTCCAGCGGTCGCCGTTGGAGGCTCAACGACACCCACCGCCTCTCTCAGAGCAATCAAAAGAGGCGCAGCCGCCCCCAACCCGACCACGCCTCCCTTCGCCCGTCAACAACGTGGTGCCTTGCCGTGCCTGTAAGGGTTTGGGCTACTCCATCCCCAGGTAGGTCTTTTGTACCATTTCGTTGTTGCGCAAGTTCTCGGCCGTGTCGGCCAGCACAATCTCGCCCGTGCGCAACACATAACCTCGATGGGCGATAGAGAGAGCCATCAAAGCATTCTGCTCCACCAACAACACCGTCGTGCCCTGCTTGTTGATTTCCACAATGGTGTCGAAAATGGTCTCCACCAGCACCGGCGCCAGGCCCATGGAAGGCTCG
It includes:
- a CDS encoding ornithine cyclodeaminase, whose translation is MLVLRATDVLRALPMAEAIEAVKRAYQALSAEEAEVPLRLSLPVAPHEGVSLFMPAYVHTSQEEALAVKVVSVFPHNVERGLPLIHAAVLVLEANSGRPLALLEGGALTAIRTGAASGAATDVLARPDSRVLAVFGAGAQGRTQIEAVCTVRPIERVWLFDLDRACAEALAADVAGKGPVPQDVRVAASPREAVAEADVICTATTSRRPVFADEDLKPGVHINGIGAYTPEMAEVPPETVARALVVVDSRQAALAEAGDLIQPLRAGRITEAHIHAELGEILLGRKPGRTSPEQITFFKSVGVAVQDALTARVALRNALEEGLGQRVTW
- a CDS encoding FAD-binding oxidoreductase, whose protein sequence is MNTLPKTADIVIIGGGVMGASTLYHLVVRGQRRVVLLEKEDFFGMGATGRCAGGVRYQFATEINIRLSLVSLPMLERFEEEIGYPIDYRQIGYLFFLTREEDVAAFRRNVALQHRLGVMTEWLSGDEVRRRLPMMRLDDVLAGTFYAKDGLVDPNGVVMGYIQRATQLGGQAVSGVAVTGIEVRGGRVVAVETAQGRIETPVVVNTAGPWAGVIGKMAGVEIPITPLRRQWLTTTPLDIPPDFPFVIDFAQSLYFHPEGRGLLTGMSNPNEKPSFDQSVDREWELVHMEAAMARLPLLERAGVASRVAGLYEVTPDAHPIFGATPVEGFYVCAGFSGHGFMHGPVAGLLMSEILLDGEAKTVDVSSLDLARFEEDRLIREYNVV